From Sceloporus undulatus isolate JIND9_A2432 ecotype Alabama chromosome 6, SceUnd_v1.1, whole genome shotgun sequence, one genomic window encodes:
- the LOC121934872 gene encoding paternally-expressed gene 3 protein-like: protein MLIETQMQTSAVDLPFCSGTDMQVQTSFSDYMSEREETSSIGTEAQNKQSPSELSLNILYPLYIDTGVQTLPVEIPPGNDWRAARLQAEAQVQTSLTSVTEEPYTVFHGELPKLELEKEESVTSGLGAHFALEETSFPPELIEAAIQTSDTLLREWDKWHLLRSPQVTAKVQTSTVELLKKLSLLSQIESTEPNSHTELLKKASSLSVAEPLLQPSSELMRKASSWSECGPKDQASNDELLKKRPSSAQIVTTSAHDSAGMLPSSTTKRTIHVQTSDLELMKKLSSVSHMEAQEKISDTDFRKYSKLSLAEAGDENQGALKEKKGSPVTPQEVEDQIRKWYHELPEVQTSEPQAPIQREPFWPSTVDSGVQTSYVEIPFGNKWRASRLQAEAEVQTMDLESCSQLQSDKEAQVSLLEIWQARDLADTQMQTSNFDITETDAFETTESPPPLVVDNEAQTSLFDIWKTKEQTSVQIQTSPVEMPPQGIQSLPKEQNNTLVQTSFFDIWKGKELDNLEKHTSDNQFLEPKMESSAPLHTDLELQTSLTDAWRKKELRDTQAQTSFQLLEPKMESSPPLHTDLGLQTSLTDVWRKKELRDTQAQTPFQFLEPKIESPPPLQANLELQTSFTDIWRKKELRDTQVQTSLEFLEPKIESSPPLRTNLELQTSLTDVWRKKELRDTQVQTSFQFVEPKMESSPPLQTDLELQTSFTDIWRRKETVATQVQTSLPDLRAAKEEPPLVSQMDAQVQTSETDIPVEDSWGSSHLQADFQQQASLDLKEETNLEAPPLLQMDTQVQTSLLDLWKAKKLNHAEIQTSWIDLPESTVLPLQPQYENLVHSPMPEKVESLPAFQIDSHVQTSSLDIWKPKELTDAEMQTSLPYLPQTSEVLTVPTQAEIPVQPLTLGLADTAAEFSLQDQSHTEQQILSDESKPMFVQGGSSETELPKSPSLSQTKVQSSQLDIQEAKELPDAQMQSSHTTLPSAVFESPVSSFTAVSPVTSGMAISTLASAMSPVPSGMAVSPVLSSKAVSPVPSGMAISPVSSCLAMSPVPSAMAVSPVLSVKAVSPVLSGMAVSSASQITTSPVPSCTAVSPVPSRTVASPIPSHVAASPVPSVTATSPIPSYATSRTASPKRPPTPASPYLKVDPAHVDETNAPIQKSLLELWTTREETEVQMQTAKLGLSFEEEFCLFTKLEETHMKLTDVKIPEGKKSDKVSKVKSKTPAFTEAQVQTSFVDIPRGKKWRSSRLCTEAQVQTSHHDIHVKDRTPTVHDHAATRRVSKGPRRTAPMSVHLHVKMSPKRRTSNERK from the exons ATGCTAATTGAGACCCAGATGCAAACCTCAGCTGTTGACTTACCATTTTGTTCAGGAACAGACATGCAAGTGCAGACTTCGTTTTCTGACTATATGTCAGAAAGAGAGGAGACATCCTCCATTGGAACTGAGGCCCAAAATAAGCAGTCACCTTCTGAGTTATCATTAAACATATTATACCCTTTATATATTGATACTGGGGTGCAAACTTTGCCTGTGGAGATACCACCTGGGAATGACTGGCGTGCTGCACGACTACAAGCTGAGGCCCAGGTACAGACCTCATTAACTTCAGTGACAGAGGAACCTTACACTGTCTTCCATGGAGAGCTGCCAAAGCTTGAGTTAGAGAAAGAAGAATCAGTGACAAGTGGACTGGGAGCCCATTTTGCCCTAGAAGAGACGTCTTTCCCACCTGAACTGATTGAAGCGGCTATACAAACATCTGACACTTTGCTTCGGGAATGGGATAAGTGGCACTTACTCCGATCACCACAAGTTACTGCAAAGGTCCAAACATCAACCGTTGAACTGCTAAAGAAGCTTTCTTTACTATCCCAGATTGAGTCCACTGAACCAAATTCCCATACTGAATTACTAAAGAAAGCTTCTTCTCTTTCAGTGGCTGAACCTCTACTTCAGCCTTCAAGTGAATTAATGAGGAAAGCTTCTTCTTGGTCAGAATGTGGGCCCAAGGACCAGGCCTCAAATGACGAGCTACTGAAGAAACGTCCTTCTTCAGCACAAATAGTCACCACTTCGGCACATGACTCTGCAGGAATGCTCCCTTCCtccacaacaaaaagaacaattcATGTACAAACATCTGACCTAGAACTAATGAAGAAGCTTTCTTCTGTGTCACATATGGAAGCTCAGGAGAAGATTTCAGATACTGATTTCCGAAAGTATTCAAAATTGTCATTGGCTGAAGCTGGGGATGAAAATCAGGGggcactgaaagaaaaaaaagggtcCCCTGTTACACCACAAGAAGTAGAAGATCAGATACGCAAATGGTATCATGAACTTCCAGAGGTTCAGACATCAGAGCCTCAGGCTCCAATCCAAAGAGAGCCTTTTTGGCCCTCAACAGTGGACAGTGGGGTACAAACTTCATATGTTGAAATACCATTTGGAAATAAGTGGCGGGCATCACGCTTGCAAGCTGAAGCCGAGGTTCAGACTATGGATCTTGAATCTTGTTCCCAGTTGCAAAGTGATAAAGAGGCACAAGTGTCCTTGCTTGAAATATGGCAAGCAAGAGACTTGGCAGATACTCAGATGCAGACTTCCAACTTTGATATCACTGAAACTGATGCATTTGAAACAACAGAGTCCCCTCCACCATTAGTTGTGGATAATGAGGCACAGACTTCACTGTTTGATATTTGGAAGACAAAAGAACAAACCAGTGTCCAAATACAGACTTCTCCAGTTGAGATGCCACCACAAGGAATTCAGTCTCTaccaaaagaacaaaacaacactTTGGTGCAGACCTCCTTTTTTGACATATGGAAGGGAAAAGAACTAGACAACCTGGAAAAGCATACATCTGACAACCAGTTTTTGGAGCCAAAAATGGAGTCTTCTGCTCCATTACACACTGACTTGGAATTGCAAACATCTTTGACGGATGCATGGAGGAAAAAAGAACTAAGAGATACTCAAGCACAGACTTCTTTCCAGTTGCTGGAACCAAAAATGGAATCTTCTCCTCCATTACACACTGACTTGGGATTGCAGACATCTTTGACGGATGTATGGAGGAAAAAAGAACTAAGGGATACTCAAGCACAGACTCCTTTCCAGTTTCTGGAGCCAAAAATAGAGTCTCCTCCTCCATTACAAGCTAATTTGGAATTGCAGACATCGTTCACGGATATATGGAGGAAAAAAGAACTAAGAGATACTCAAGTACAGACTTCTTTAGAGTTTCTGGAGCCAAAAATTGAGTCTTCTCCTCCATTACGAACTAATTTGGAATTGCAGACATCTTTGACAGATGTATGGAGGAAAAAAGAACTAAGAGATACTCAAGTACAGACTTCTTTTCAGTTTGTGGAACCAAAAATGGAGTCTTCTCCTCCATTACAAACTGATTTGGAATTGCAGACATCGTTCACAGATATatggaggagaaaagaaacagTGGCTACTCAAGTACAGACTTCCTTGCCTGATTTACGAGCAGCAAAGGAAGAACCTCCTCTTGTGTCACAAATGGATGCTCAGGTGCAAACCTCTGAAACTGACATACCTGTTGAAGATTCATGGGGATCATCACACCTGCAAGCTGATTTTCAACAGCAGGCTTCATTGGATCTAAAAGAGGAGACAAACTTAGAGGCTCCTCCTCTGTTGCAAATGGACACACAAGTACAAACCTCCCTTCTTGACCTATGGAAAGCAAAAAAACTAAATCATGCCGAGATTCAAACTTCCTGGATAGATTTGCCAGAATCCACAGTACTTCCGCTCCAACCGCAATATGAAAACCTGGTTCATTCACCCATGCCTGAGAAGGTAGAGTCTCTTCCTGCATTCCAAATCGACTCCCATGTGCAAACTTCCTCTCTTGACATCTGGAAACCCAAAGAACTAACTGATGCTGAGATGCAAACATCCCTGCCCTATTTGCCACAAACCAGTGAAGTGCTTACAGTCCCAACTCAGGCTGAAATCCCAGTGCAACCACTCACCCTTGGTTTAGCAGATACAGCAGCTGAATTTTCCCTCCAAGATCAAAGTCACACAGAGCAGCAAATCTTGTCTGATGAGTCAAAGCCAATGTTTGTTCAAGGAGGAAGCTCTGAAACTGAATTACCAAAGTCTCCTTCACTATCACAAACCAAGGTCCAGAGCTCTCAGCTTGATATACAGGAAGCCAAAGAACTACCTGATGCCCAGATGCAATCTTCCCATACCACCCTACCAAGTGCCGTATTTGAGTCTCCTGTCTCATCATTCACAGCTGTGTCTCCTGTCACCTCAGGCATGGCCATATCAACTTTGGCCTCAGCCATGTCACCTGTTCCCTCAGGCATGGCTGTGTCCCCTGTCCTCTCAAGCAAGGCTGTGTCACCTGTCCCTTCAGGCATGGCCATATCCCCTGTCTCCTCATGTTTGGCCATGTCCCCTGTGCCCTCAGCCATGGCCGTATCTCCTGTCCTCTCAGTCAAGGCTGTGTCCCCTGTCCTCTCAGGCATGGCTGTGTCATCTGCCTCACAGATAACTACATCCCCCGTTCCTTCATGTACAGCTGTATCTCCTGTGCCTTCCCGCACAGTTGCATCTCCTATCCCTTCACATGTGGCTGCTTCTCCAGTCCCCTCAGTCACAGCTACATCTCCCATTCCATCATATGCAACATCACGTACTGCCAGTCCAAAGCGACCACCCACACCTGCATCTCCATATTTAAAAGTGGACCCTGCCCATGTGGATGAGACTAATGCTCCAATACAAAAATCACTGCTTGAATTGTGGACCACAAGAGAGGAAACAGAGGTTCAAATGCAAACTGCGAAGCTTGGCCTTTCCTTTGAAGAAGAGTTCTGTTTATTCACAAAGCTAGAAGAGACCCACATGAAACTTACAGATGTTAAGATACCTGAAGGAAAGAAGTCGGATAAAGTTTCAAAGGTGAAATCAAAAACTCCTGCATTTACTGAAGCACAGGTTCAAACCTCATTTGTTGACATACCCCGGGGAAAGAAATGGCGTTCATCTCGCTTATGTACAGAGGCCCAAGTACAAACCTCGCATCATGATATTCATGTGAAAGATAGGACTCCAACTGTGCATGATCATGCAGCGACCAGAAG GGTGTCAAAGGGACCAAGGAGAACAGCTCCGATGTCTGTGCACTTGCATGTAAAGATGTCTCCAAAGCGGCGAACTAGCAATGAAAGAAAATAG